A genomic stretch from Telmatocola sphagniphila includes:
- a CDS encoding DUF2721 domain-containing protein — MIDVQASQQILGAMITPAVLISASGTLLLSTSNRLGRVVDRIRVLVDEVEKFTDVLPENLPAPSEEKKLLVYEQLSQLSKRIYLLQSALTILYGAIGLLVATSIAIGLSSFLPPTFGSIPVILALAGGSLLLFGSVVLVREARLAVGTTIHELDYVRNLVARKTAKKIDLPEITETASDKR, encoded by the coding sequence ATGATTGACGTTCAGGCCAGTCAGCAAATTCTCGGAGCCATGATTACCCCGGCCGTGTTAATCTCGGCCTCGGGGACCCTCTTGCTCTCCACCAGCAATCGCCTCGGCCGCGTCGTGGATCGCATTCGCGTTCTGGTGGATGAGGTCGAAAAATTCACGGATGTACTGCCGGAGAACCTGCCCGCACCTTCCGAGGAAAAGAAACTGCTGGTCTACGAACAGCTCTCGCAGCTCTCCAAGCGGATCTACCTGTTGCAATCGGCGTTGACGATTCTTTACGGGGCGATCGGCTTGCTGGTGGCTACCAGTATTGCCATCGGCTTGAGTTCATTTCTGCCGCCGACCTTCGGTTCGATACCGGTAATTCTGGCTCTGGCCGGAGGCTCGCTTTTGCTTTTTGGAAGTGTGGTCCTGGTGCGGGAAGCCCGGTTGGCGGTTGGTACGACCATCCACGAACTGGACTATGTCCGGAATCTGGTTGCCCGCAAAACGGCGAAGAAAATCGACCTGCCCGAAATTACGGAAACAGCTTCTGATAAACGCTGA
- a CDS encoding HD domain-containing phosphohydrolase: MSTRSAISLNKNLIGSLSKLGTRLRLRGISGEVKGKVWESDQILRAGRLSTLEIVLDDSSVSRRHGEVRYNNNGWFVRDLNSTNGTYVNGVKLGAGERQLHSRDIVQFGKVAMIVELNEKGPESKLSSIVPALDEQIHVEAATSSSWEEGVQRMVYDRNRSPRPGDQMMALLRAGQHLVSIEKEDDLLRQILDDAVSVLEAQRGAIVLADSNNVLQLRAVSNGTRNEVNSRFFFSKKLSHRCYDRGESILCCSVEDDSELKGTQSISEGSMASVLCVLLRTPRRRLGVLHLDRGYFSKPFTEGDLHLADALAANVSSGIECAHLLKKQRDVFLNTISTLAQFIELRDNYTGGHTARVTTYSLLLGEQLGLSSSDLELISLGGPLHDVGKIGIRDEILLKPGKLEPHEMDEMKTHTTKGADIIRTMPDLHPIIPIVKSHHERWDGRGYPEGLKQEEIPLLARIVAVADAFDAMTSNRAYHENKRGKPPEEAMAIVKAEAGKQFDPACAYAFVEIRAKILEAMENSKKQTTFTAPIR; this comes from the coding sequence ATGTCGACTCGTTCGGCTATCAGCTTAAACAAGAATTTAATAGGTTCTCTCTCAAAATTGGGGACTCGACTAAGGCTGCGCGGGATAAGTGGGGAAGTAAAAGGCAAAGTCTGGGAATCGGATCAGATCCTTCGCGCGGGCCGCTTGAGCACCCTGGAAATCGTTTTAGACGACAGTTCTGTCAGCCGGCGTCACGGCGAAGTTCGCTACAATAACAACGGCTGGTTTGTCCGCGATCTTAATAGCACCAACGGCACCTACGTCAACGGCGTGAAATTGGGTGCCGGCGAACGCCAACTCCATTCTCGCGATATCGTTCAGTTCGGCAAAGTGGCCATGATCGTTGAACTGAACGAAAAAGGCCCCGAAAGCAAACTCAGCTCGATCGTGCCGGCCCTCGACGAACAAATTCACGTCGAAGCGGCCACCAGTTCCTCCTGGGAAGAAGGCGTGCAGCGAATGGTCTATGACCGTAATCGCTCGCCTCGTCCCGGCGATCAGATGATGGCCCTGCTTCGCGCCGGCCAGCACCTGGTCAGCATCGAAAAAGAAGACGATCTCCTCCGGCAGATTCTCGATGACGCCGTCTCGGTTCTGGAAGCCCAGCGCGGCGCCATTGTACTAGCCGATTCGAACAACGTACTGCAATTGCGAGCGGTATCGAACGGCACCCGCAATGAAGTCAACAGCCGGTTCTTCTTCAGCAAGAAATTGTCGCACCGCTGCTACGATCGCGGTGAGTCCATTCTCTGCTGCAGCGTCGAGGACGATTCGGAACTGAAGGGGACGCAGAGTATTTCCGAAGGTTCCATGGCCAGCGTCCTCTGCGTACTGCTTCGCACACCGCGCCGTCGACTGGGCGTTCTGCATCTGGATCGCGGCTACTTCAGCAAGCCGTTTACCGAAGGCGATTTGCATCTGGCCGATGCCTTGGCAGCCAATGTCTCTTCCGGTATCGAGTGCGCCCACCTGCTGAAAAAGCAGCGTGATGTCTTCCTGAATACCATCAGCACGCTGGCTCAGTTCATCGAACTGCGCGACAATTACACCGGCGGCCACACGGCTCGGGTGACCACCTATTCGCTTCTCCTCGGTGAACAACTCGGATTGTCCTCCTCGGATCTGGAATTGATTTCGCTCGGCGGACCGCTGCACGATGTCGGTAAGATCGGCATTCGGGATGAGATTCTGCTGAAGCCGGGTAAGCTCGAGCCGCATGAAATGGATGAGATGAAGACCCACACTACTAAGGGGGCCGACATCATCCGTACCATGCCCGATCTGCATCCGATTATTCCCATCGTCAAATCGCATCACGAACGCTGGGATGGCCGCGGCTATCCGGAAGGGCTGAAGCAGGAAGAGATTCCGCTTTTGGCTCGAATCGTAGCCGTGGCCGATGCGTTCGACGCGATGACCAGCAACCGCGCTTATCACGAGAACAAGCGGGGCAAACCGCCAGAAGAGGCCATGGCAATCGTCAAAGCCGAGGCCGGCAAGCAGTTCGATCCGGCGTGTGCTTATGCGTTCGTGGAAATTCGAGCGAAGATTCTCGAAGCGATGGAAAACAGCAAGAAGCAGACGACGTTCACGGCCCCGATCCGATAA
- a CDS encoding sulfite exporter TauE/SafE family protein: MLVFLLFVVAFLYSSVGHAGSSGYIAVMNLLGVSTAIIKPSSLSLNILVATIGLVQFGRSRFIPWKLVLPLIALSIPAAFLGGKLSGQLPDQYFKPLLGGVLLFAAWRLVAKPLPAPPTGTDAKGPQIWKIFLVGALLGFFSGVTSTGGGIFLSPLVLFFGWADIKHTAGLSVTFILANSISGLIGQVQGGAELPENLWIWLLAVGMGGLLGSQMGSRKWGGPTLKKLLALVLVIAAAKLIAVLF, from the coding sequence ATGCTGGTATTTCTTCTGTTTGTCGTCGCCTTTCTCTATTCCAGTGTCGGTCACGCCGGCTCCTCGGGGTACATCGCTGTCATGAACTTATTGGGGGTCTCGACGGCCATTATCAAACCCTCCTCACTCAGTTTGAATATCCTGGTGGCGACGATTGGCCTCGTTCAGTTCGGCCGCTCCCGATTCATCCCCTGGAAGCTGGTCCTGCCGTTGATTGCCCTCTCGATTCCCGCCGCGTTTCTGGGAGGGAAACTTTCTGGCCAGCTGCCCGACCAGTACTTCAAACCGCTTTTGGGCGGCGTACTACTCTTCGCCGCCTGGCGTTTAGTCGCCAAACCGTTGCCGGCTCCGCCCACCGGAACCGATGCGAAAGGACCCCAAATCTGGAAAATATTCCTGGTGGGGGCTCTGTTGGGCTTCTTTTCGGGGGTGACTTCCACCGGTGGTGGAATTTTTCTCAGCCCGCTCGTCCTTTTTTTCGGCTGGGCCGACATCAAGCATACGGCCGGTCTTTCGGTGACTTTCATCCTGGCCAATTCAATCTCCGGATTGATCGGTCAGGTGCAGGGGGGGGCCGAGTTACCCGAAAATCTGTGGATCTGGTTATTGGCTGTGGGTATGGGAGGATTGCTCGGTTCTCAGATGGGCAGCCGCAAGTGGGGAGGGCCGACTTTGAAAAAACTTCTGGCTTTAGTACTGGTTATTGCTGCCGCTAAACTGATCGCCGTATTATTCTAA
- a CDS encoding DUF2237 family protein: MPKARNVLGTELQLCSEKPLTGFTRNGCCDNIPGDNGLHIVCVKVTSDFLAFSKKRGNDLSTPVPEYMFPGLKPGDRWCLCASRWREAYDAGVAPEVVLEATHVSMLEFASLEELKQVAG, from the coding sequence ATGCCTAAGGCCAGAAACGTGCTCGGAACCGAACTTCAACTTTGCAGTGAAAAGCCGCTGACGGGGTTCACTCGCAACGGCTGCTGCGACAATATACCGGGGGATAATGGTCTGCATATCGTCTGTGTGAAAGTGACCAGCGATTTTCTCGCTTTCAGCAAGAAGCGCGGCAACGATCTTTCCACGCCGGTACCGGAGTATATGTTCCCCGGTTTGAAGCCGGGGGATCGCTGGTGTCTATGCGCTTCCCGCTGGCGGGAAGCGTACGACGCGGGAGTCGCTCCGGAGGTGGTTCTCGAAGCCACGCACGTTTCGATGCTCGAATTCGCTTCTTTGGAAGAGCTGAAACAGGTCGCCGGTTAG
- a CDS encoding YebC/PmpR family DNA-binding transcriptional regulator, with protein MAGHSHSANIAVRKGKQDAQRAKLFSKLSRYIIIAARAGGGDPDTNLKLRYAIDKARSVSMPRDNIERAIKRGTGEAGSDIMEELNYEGYGPGGVAIFCDILTDNRNRSSGEVRKIFEKGGGNMGAPGCVGYLFERKGIFVVDGRTIDEDGLMSLILDAGADDLTRLGDTFEITCDVTIFMAVSAALAKANLTPISADVAMLPKTQVEVDLETGKKLVKLLDALDDHEDVQNVYSNAKLTAEMSE; from the coding sequence ATGGCAGGCCATAGTCACTCGGCGAATATTGCCGTCCGCAAAGGCAAACAGGATGCCCAGCGAGCGAAACTGTTCAGCAAGTTGAGCCGCTATATCATCATCGCAGCCCGGGCCGGCGGCGGCGATCCGGATACCAATCTGAAACTGCGCTACGCCATCGACAAGGCCCGTTCGGTCTCCATGCCCCGCGACAACATCGAACGCGCCATTAAGCGCGGCACCGGCGAAGCGGGCAGCGATATCATGGAGGAGCTCAACTACGAAGGGTACGGCCCCGGTGGTGTGGCAATTTTCTGCGACATCCTGACCGACAATCGCAACCGTTCCAGCGGCGAAGTGCGCAAGATCTTCGAAAAAGGGGGCGGGAACATGGGAGCCCCCGGCTGCGTCGGTTACCTCTTCGAACGCAAGGGCATTTTCGTCGTCGATGGGCGAACGATCGATGAAGACGGTCTGATGAGCCTCATTCTGGATGCCGGGGCGGACGACTTGACCCGGTTAGGTGACACCTTTGAAATCACCTGCGATGTGACCATCTTCATGGCCGTTTCCGCGGCTTTGGCCAAGGCGAACCTGACTCCCATTTCCGCCGATGTGGCCATGCTCCCCAAAACGCAGGTCGAAGTCGATCTTGAGACGGGTAAGAAGCTGGTGAAATTGCTCGATGCCCTGGACGATCACGAGGATGTTCAGAACGTCTATAGCAATGCCAAGCTGACGGCGGAGATGAGCGAGTAA
- a CDS encoding DUF3307 domain-containing protein has protein sequence MLFFLIVGHALADYPLQNGPMAIEKCRRSSSDLQKVVPWYYWLTAHALIHGGFVGWITQSAGLGILETVCHWILDYLKCEGWTNIHIDQLLHIVCKVVWYLLLINGITLRFE, from the coding sequence ATGCTGTTCTTTCTGATTGTCGGGCACGCCCTGGCCGACTATCCCCTTCAGAATGGACCCATGGCCATCGAAAAATGTCGCCGCAGTTCCAGCGACCTGCAAAAAGTGGTTCCCTGGTACTACTGGTTGACCGCTCACGCCCTGATCCACGGCGGATTTGTCGGCTGGATCACCCAATCCGCCGGGCTGGGAATCCTCGAAACGGTCTGCCACTGGATTCTGGACTATCTAAAGTGCGAAGGCTGGACGAACATTCATATCGACCAATTGCTGCACATTGTCTGTAAAGTCGTTTGGTACCTGCTGCTGATCAACGGCATCACGCTTCGGTTCGAATGA
- a CDS encoding amylo-alpha-1,6-glucosidase yields MSSEPRYSDNFAEWLETDGLGGFASGTVNGIRTRRYHALLLTALTPPTDRVVLVNGFEAWVETPGGSYPISSQLYGPEIVHPTGRNRIHSFESEPWPRWVYLLEDGTQIEQEIFVVRGSATTVLRWRLLEGSKATLFFRPLISGRDFHNLHRENPNFNFEALTETARVSWQPYESLPRIFALHNGEYEHHPDWFRNFVYVAERDRGLDSQEDLGSPGTLRWDISKKSANLILTTDSKVSLTKAVSLRTRETKYRTAFESPLHRSADQFLVKRGEGQTIIAGYPWFTDWGRDTFISIRGLGLATGRFQETKQILLDWAGLISQGMLPNRFLDQPNQEPEYNSVDASLWYIVAVDELRTSCKKNSITIPKKEQQKFEEAIQAILTGYSKGTRFNIRADDDGLLAAGQPGAQLTWMDAKVGDWVITPRIGKPVEVQALWLNALKIGSKEDKQWKAMLKVGQTSFRERFWNEELGYLYDVVDVDHEKGKVDSSLRPNQIFAVGGLPLILLDKKEAAKVVQAVEADLWTPVGLRTLSPHDTHYRGHYRGGVAERDGAYHQGTVWPWLMGAFVEAWLRVGGKKKEIDKRFLQPLKDLTHCYGLGHLAEIADGDPPHKLNGCPFQAWSLGELLRIGK; encoded by the coding sequence ATGTCCTCCGAACCACGATATTCCGACAACTTCGCCGAATGGTTGGAGACCGATGGTCTGGGCGGATTTGCTTCCGGAACCGTTAACGGTATTCGCACCCGCCGCTATCACGCACTGTTGTTGACGGCTCTCACTCCGCCGACTGACCGCGTGGTCCTCGTCAACGGTTTCGAAGCCTGGGTGGAAACGCCCGGCGGGAGCTATCCGATAAGCTCCCAGCTGTACGGTCCGGAAATTGTTCATCCGACCGGGCGAAACCGGATACACTCTTTCGAGTCGGAGCCCTGGCCGCGCTGGGTCTATTTGTTGGAAGACGGCACCCAGATCGAGCAGGAAATTTTTGTCGTCCGGGGATCGGCGACGACCGTTCTGCGCTGGCGACTGCTGGAAGGTTCGAAAGCCACCTTGTTCTTCCGGCCCTTGATCTCCGGTCGCGATTTTCACAACCTGCATCGTGAAAACCCCAACTTCAATTTCGAGGCACTGACCGAAACGGCGCGGGTGAGCTGGCAACCTTACGAATCTCTGCCACGCATCTTTGCCTTGCACAATGGCGAATACGAACATCATCCCGACTGGTTCCGCAACTTCGTTTATGTGGCGGAGCGCGACCGGGGACTCGATAGTCAGGAGGATCTTGGCTCGCCGGGCACACTTCGCTGGGATATTTCCAAAAAATCGGCGAATTTGATTCTGACAACCGATTCTAAAGTGTCCCTGACCAAGGCCGTGTCGCTCCGGACTCGCGAAACCAAATACCGCACGGCTTTCGAATCCCCCTTGCATCGCTCGGCAGATCAGTTTCTGGTAAAGCGCGGCGAAGGTCAGACGATTATCGCCGGTTATCCCTGGTTCACCGATTGGGGCCGGGATACTTTTATTTCGATTCGCGGCTTAGGCCTGGCGACCGGACGTTTTCAGGAAACCAAACAGATCCTGCTCGACTGGGCCGGGTTAATTTCCCAAGGAATGTTGCCCAACCGCTTCCTCGATCAACCGAATCAGGAGCCGGAATACAATTCGGTCGATGCCTCCCTCTGGTACATCGTGGCGGTCGATGAGTTGCGGACGTCATGCAAAAAGAATTCGATTACCATTCCCAAGAAGGAACAGCAGAAATTCGAGGAGGCCATCCAGGCCATACTGACCGGTTACTCAAAGGGCACGCGATTCAATATCCGCGCCGATGACGACGGCCTGCTGGCGGCGGGTCAACCGGGCGCGCAACTAACCTGGATGGACGCCAAGGTCGGCGACTGGGTCATCACTCCGCGCATCGGCAAGCCGGTCGAAGTGCAGGCGCTCTGGTTGAATGCACTGAAGATTGGTAGCAAGGAAGACAAGCAGTGGAAGGCGATGTTGAAAGTGGGCCAGACGTCATTTCGTGAGAGATTCTGGAATGAGGAACTGGGCTATCTCTACGATGTCGTCGATGTGGATCACGAAAAAGGGAAAGTCGATAGTTCTCTGCGACCCAACCAGATTTTCGCCGTCGGCGGCCTGCCGCTGATTCTTCTCGATAAGAAGGAAGCCGCCAAAGTGGTGCAGGCCGTGGAGGCTGACTTGTGGACGCCCGTGGGTTTGCGAACGCTGTCGCCACACGACACTCATTATCGCGGCCACTATCGCGGTGGAGTGGCCGAGCGCGATGGGGCTTATCATCAGGGAACTGTCTGGCCCTGGCTGATGGGTGCCTTCGTGGAAGCCTGGTTGCGTGTCGGCGGCAAAAAGAAAGAGATCGATAAACGATTCCTGCAGCCGTTGAAAGATCTCACGCACTGCTACGGGCTGGGACATCTTGCGGAAATCGCCGATGGCGATCCGCCCCATAAACTTAACGGCTGTCCCTTTCAGGCCTGGTCGCTCGGCGAATTGTTACGGATCGGAAAGTAG
- a CDS encoding MGH1-like glycoside hydrolase domain-containing protein gives MSIEKERLEEDRLGKKDWRFFGPYLSDRQWGTVREDYSPHGTAWDYFPHDHARSRAYRWGEDGLAGFSDAKARLCLSLAVWNENDPILKERLFGLTNEEGNHGEDVKELYYFLDASPTHSYLKMLYKYPQKAYPYDHIVAENKKRTQKQPEYEVYDTGCFAENRYFDVFVEYAKQDTNDILMRVTVCNRGPETAKIHVLPQLWFRNTWSWFLNALKPTVRATGPNTISANHVELGNYFGYYDGQPQLLFCENETNPRRLFELERSPGYFKDAFHDYLLHGRKDAVNPNHVGTKVAAHYSLSIPPGGQETIRLRLANKELGKPFDKFEGIFEKRIADTNEFYGEIQKDLSSEDARLVQRQAFAGLIWSKQYFGYDVTRWLNGDPAQLPPPPERKLGRNRDWTHLRNFDVISMPDKWEYPWYAAWDLAFHMLPFALLDPEFAKQQLLLFTLERYMHPNGQLPAYEWAFGDVNPPVHAWAAWRVFQIDRKNHDGAGDLDFLERIFHKLMLNFTWWVNRKDTEGRNVFQGGFLGLDNIGVFDRSAPLPTGGFINQSDGTAWMAMYCLNMMRIALELALNNPVYEDMATKFFEHFLQIADAMTNLTGLRKDSLWDEQDEFYYDELNLPDKRMIKLRVRSMVGLIPLFAVETLEPGMRQKLPRFNQRLHEFFEARPDLAFLISRWNEPGIGDRGLLSLLRGHRLKRILKRMLDETEFLSDHGIRALSRYHKDHPYTFECQGTELTVQYQPAESESGLFGGNSNWRGPVWFPVNYLIVESLQKFHHYYGEDFRVECPTGSGKFLSLEEIAQEIGDRLTRLFLRDSEGRRPVFGDNPQFNSDPQFCNYPLFYEYFDGDTGRGVGAAHQTGWTALVAKLLQPRRRDTEGAENELHQVETPENKPKAKDKSTKGSKAKKSTRGK, from the coding sequence GTGAGCATCGAAAAAGAACGCTTGGAAGAAGATCGACTCGGCAAAAAAGACTGGCGGTTCTTCGGCCCTTACCTGAGCGATCGCCAATGGGGAACGGTTCGCGAAGACTACAGTCCGCACGGCACCGCCTGGGATTACTTCCCGCACGATCATGCTCGCAGCCGCGCCTATCGCTGGGGCGAAGATGGCCTCGCCGGGTTCTCCGACGCCAAGGCCCGGCTGTGTCTTTCACTCGCCGTGTGGAATGAAAACGACCCGATTCTCAAAGAACGGCTGTTCGGACTGACGAACGAAGAGGGCAACCACGGCGAAGATGTCAAAGAGCTTTACTACTTTCTGGATGCTTCGCCGACGCACTCCTATCTGAAGATGCTCTACAAGTATCCGCAGAAGGCGTACCCGTACGATCACATCGTTGCCGAGAATAAGAAGCGCACCCAGAAGCAGCCGGAGTACGAGGTTTACGACACCGGTTGCTTTGCGGAGAATCGCTACTTCGATGTTTTCGTCGAATATGCCAAGCAGGATACGAACGATATTTTGATGCGGGTGACCGTTTGTAACCGCGGGCCGGAAACGGCGAAAATCCATGTCCTGCCCCAACTCTGGTTTAGAAATACCTGGTCCTGGTTTTTGAATGCACTCAAGCCGACGGTTCGGGCCACCGGCCCGAATACCATTTCAGCCAACCACGTCGAACTGGGAAACTACTTCGGTTACTACGACGGCCAGCCGCAACTGCTCTTCTGCGAGAATGAAACCAATCCTCGTCGACTATTCGAGCTGGAACGATCTCCCGGATATTTCAAAGATGCCTTTCACGACTATCTGCTTCACGGGAGGAAAGACGCGGTAAATCCCAACCACGTCGGAACCAAAGTCGCCGCCCACTACTCGCTGTCGATTCCCCCAGGCGGGCAGGAAACGATCCGCCTTCGACTCGCGAACAAAGAACTCGGTAAGCCGTTCGATAAGTTCGAGGGCATTTTCGAAAAGAGAATTGCCGATACGAACGAGTTCTACGGGGAGATCCAGAAAGATTTAAGCAGCGAGGATGCCCGGCTGGTTCAAAGGCAGGCTTTCGCCGGCCTGATCTGGAGCAAGCAGTACTTCGGATACGACGTCACCCGCTGGTTGAACGGCGATCCGGCTCAATTGCCGCCCCCGCCGGAACGCAAGCTCGGTCGCAATCGGGACTGGACCCATCTGCGAAATTTCGACGTCATTTCCATGCCCGATAAATGGGAATATCCCTGGTACGCCGCCTGGGATCTGGCCTTTCACATGCTTCCTTTTGCGCTGCTCGATCCCGAGTTCGCCAAGCAACAGCTGTTGCTGTTCACTCTGGAACGGTACATGCACCCCAACGGGCAGCTGCCCGCCTACGAATGGGCATTTGGGGATGTGAATCCGCCGGTACATGCCTGGGCGGCGTGGCGAGTGTTCCAGATCGATCGCAAGAATCATGACGGCGCGGGGGATCTCGATTTTCTGGAGCGGATCTTCCACAAACTGATGCTGAATTTCACCTGGTGGGTGAATCGCAAGGATACCGAAGGGCGTAACGTTTTTCAGGGGGGCTTCCTCGGGCTGGATAACATCGGGGTGTTCGACCGCAGTGCACCGTTGCCCACCGGCGGGTTCATCAATCAATCGGACGGCACGGCCTGGATGGCCATGTACTGCCTGAACATGATGCGCATCGCTCTCGAACTGGCTTTGAATAATCCCGTCTACGAAGACATGGCCACGAAGTTCTTCGAGCATTTTCTGCAAATCGCCGATGCCATGACCAATCTGACCGGGCTGCGGAAAGATAGTCTCTGGGATGAGCAGGACGAATTTTATTACGACGAATTGAACCTGCCCGATAAGCGGATGATCAAGCTGCGGGTTCGCTCCATGGTCGGGCTGATCCCGTTGTTCGCCGTGGAAACGCTCGAGCCGGGCATGCGGCAGAAATTGCCGCGATTCAATCAGCGTTTGCACGAATTCTTCGAAGCCCGCCCCGATCTGGCGTTTCTCATCTCCCGGTGGAATGAGCCGGGTATCGGCGACCGCGGACTGCTCTCGCTTTTGCGCGGCCATCGACTGAAGCGGATTTTGAAACGCATGCTGGATGAAACCGAGTTTCTTTCCGACCACGGCATTCGAGCACTGAGCCGCTATCACAAAGATCATCCGTATACGTTTGAATGTCAGGGCACAGAACTGACCGTGCAGTATCAGCCGGCCGAGTCGGAATCTGGGCTTTTCGGTGGCAACTCCAATTGGCGCGGCCCGGTCTGGTTTCCCGTGAATTACCTGATCGTGGAATCGCTGCAAAAATTCCACCATTACTACGGCGAAGATTTTCGAGTCGAATGTCCGACCGGTTCGGGCAAATTTTTGAGTCTCGAAGAAATTGCCCAGGAGATTGGGGATCGCCTTACCCGGCTATTCTTGCGGGATTCTGAAGGCCGTCGGCCCGTGTTCGGCGATAATCCGCAGTTCAATTCCGATCCTCAGTTTTGCAATTATCCACTCTTTTACGAGTACTTCGATGGCGACACCGGACGTGGTGTTGGGGCCGCGCATCAGACGGGCTGGACGGCCTTGGTGGCCAAGCTCTTGCAGCCGCGCCGTCGGGATACCGAGGGAGCCGAAAACGAATTGCATCAGGTCGAGACACCGGAAAATAAACCCAAGGCGAAGGACAAATCGACCAAGGGATCGAAGGCGAAAAAGTCGACGCGCGGCAAATAA
- a CDS encoding response regulator yields the protein MHQSSDNHPVPFEVIFADPLQRGDQILSALAKGIVVLDTRLKITWTNDHFLKWCNGSPLGKPLMEALGELEAIPVKQIPFEAALAGDTIQFRVQLQGKHYLNITIWPVREDNKIVELVALCDDVTAEVLRQQKLDALHRAGQELAILDPDQLSEMNVECRVDLLKQNVRRDIHNLLHYDVIEIRLLDRTTGRLNPLLEEGMTSEAAKRELYAKIEGNGVTGYVAATGMSYLCLDTANDPYFIEGSPNARSSMTVPIIFQDQVIGTFNVESPRVNAFGAEDLQFAELFSRELAQTLYTLNLLSAQQNSTATQAIEAVNREIALPADELLAIASKLLDQAKEMNSEWLEPLRKIISDTRAIKEKIQIVGENFAGTRANLSSKRLRGMHVLVIDSDERIRKSAHMMLERLGCQVETAATATEGIALAHNGSYEGVLMDIRHSDMGGYAAFRTVKDALPSAQIALMASFGYDSSHTIVKARQDGLRHVIFKPFRLEQLLKVLISAS from the coding sequence GTGCATCAATCGAGTGACAATCACCCGGTTCCCTTCGAAGTCATTTTTGCGGATCCTCTGCAACGAGGCGATCAGATTCTTTCTGCGCTGGCTAAAGGAATCGTCGTACTCGATACGCGACTGAAAATCACCTGGACCAACGATCACTTCCTGAAGTGGTGCAACGGCTCTCCGCTAGGTAAGCCCCTGATGGAAGCGCTGGGGGAACTGGAAGCCATTCCTGTAAAGCAGATTCCATTTGAAGCCGCCCTGGCCGGGGACACTATCCAATTTCGCGTGCAGCTGCAGGGCAAGCACTATCTGAATATCACCATCTGGCCGGTCCGCGAAGACAACAAGATCGTCGAACTGGTGGCTCTGTGCGATGATGTCACGGCCGAGGTGCTGCGGCAACAGAAACTGGATGCTCTGCACCGGGCCGGGCAGGAACTGGCGATTCTGGACCCCGATCAGCTCTCGGAAATGAACGTCGAGTGCCGGGTCGATCTCCTGAAGCAAAACGTGCGGCGGGATATTCACAACCTATTGCACTACGATGTGATCGAGATTCGCCTTCTGGATCGCACCACTGGGCGATTGAACCCGCTCCTGGAAGAAGGCATGACCTCGGAGGCCGCGAAACGGGAACTCTATGCCAAGATCGAAGGCAACGGTGTGACCGGTTACGTAGCGGCGACTGGCATGAGTTATCTCTGTCTCGATACCGCGAACGATCCCTATTTCATCGAAGGTTCACCCAACGCCCGCTCCTCGATGACGGTGCCGATTATTTTTCAGGATCAGGTGATTGGCACATTCAACGTCGAATCGCCGCGCGTGAACGCCTTCGGTGCCGAAGATCTGCAATTCGCGGAACTGTTCAGCCGTGAACTGGCCCAGACACTTTACACTTTGAATCTTCTTTCCGCACAGCAGAACAGTACGGCAACGCAGGCCATAGAAGCGGTGAATCGCGAAATCGCGCTCCCGGCGGATGAACTGCTGGCTATCGCCAGTAAATTGCTGGATCAGGCCAAGGAGATGAATTCCGAATGGCTGGAGCCGCTGCGAAAAATTATCTCCGACACCCGGGCGATCAAAGAGAAGATCCAGATTGTCGGCGAGAATTTCGCGGGCACTCGAGCCAATTTATCCAGCAAACGGTTGCGCGGCATGCATGTGCTGGTGATCGACAGCGACGAGCGGATTCGCAAATCGGCCCACATGATGCTGGAACGGCTCGGCTGTCAGGTTGAAACCGCCGCAACGGCCACCGAGGGGATCGCCCTGGCTCACAACGGCAGCTACGAAGGCGTGCTGATGGATATTCGCCATTCAGACATGGGAGGCTATGCGGCTTTTCGAACGGTCAAGGATGCCCTGCCTTCCGCACAGATCGCCCTGATGGCTTCGTTCGGCTACGACTCCTCGCACACCATAGTGAAGGCCCGCCAGGATGGTTTGAGACATGTCATCTTCAAGCCGTTTCGTCTGGAACAGTTGCTCAAAGTGCTCATCTCGGCCAGTTGA